In the Nothobranchius furzeri strain GRZ-AD unplaced genomic scaffold, NfurGRZ-RIMD1 Scf035, whole genome shotgun sequence genome, one interval contains:
- the LOC139064628 gene encoding zinc finger and SCAN domain-containing protein 20-like has translation MEKEVSRVPVFVWLYFLCVKMPASNSFWSNAELQTFLTIIGDSNIQAELDGMIRNEKVFKEVSQRMAAEGFQRTSEQCRAKLKKIKAHYRKVKDSNGRSGNGRSTWKWYDVVDAIYGHRPSNRGSEGGLDSATSILESLINPVDTSEAENTPSSEEPSTSSSSTPGPSVPPSPLSVPSVPPSPRPVPSPPPSPLSTTTREEHLPCRRRTGSV, from the exons ATGGAAAAAGAAGTGAGTCGAGTTCCAGTGTTTGTTTGGCTGTACTTCTTGTGTGTGAAAATGCCTGCAAGTAATAGCTTTTGGTCCAATGCGGAGCTTCAAACGTTCCTCACCATCATCGGAGATAGCAACATTCAGGCCGAGCTGGATGGGATGATAAGAAATGAGAAAGTCTTCAAAGAAGTTTCTCAGCGCATGGCAGCTGAAGGATTCCAGCGCACCTCCGAGCAGTGTCGTGctaagctgaaaaaaataaaagcccacTACAGAAAAGTTAAGGACAGCAACGGCCGTAGTGGGAATGGGCGAAGTACATGGAAGTGGTACGATGTGGTGGACGCTATTTATGGACACAGACCGTCAAACCGAGGCAGCGAAGGAGGCCTGGACTCAGCGACCAGTATCCTGGAGTCACTCATAAACCCTGTTG ACACATCTGAAGCGGAAAACACTCCCTCTTCAGAGGAACCATCCACTTCCTCAAGTAGCACTCCAggaccttctgtgccaccatcacctctgtccgtaccttctgtgccaccatcacctcggCCAGTTCCATCgccaccaccatcacctctgtccactACCACTCGAGAGGAACATCTACCATGTCGTCGACGCACAGGTAGTGTCTGA